In one Nitrospira sp. genomic region, the following are encoded:
- a CDS encoding iron ABC transporter permease, with amino-acid sequence MMPSAGHPTPPAPTVTVQALSSGPLPSGPPTVADERLFQGAILTPSRWWSVMTVLAIIAGLSAMLCLQLGTQYIGMGHIISLVSSLVFSRPVDDQMVDTAGVILFQVRLPRVVLGFLVGSCLASVGVALQALLRNPLADPYVLGVSSGAALGVAVAVLFGIGTTVLALSLLPVCGFVGGLVALAVMYRMAVTHDRLPTHSVLLTGVILNAIFSALIMFITSIMEPNRSFGMMAWLMGSLTAPAYSVLVALAAYLLIGLVLLFKQVRVLNILALGEEPARSLGIDTERVKRFIFLLSALMTGAVVSFSGMIGFIGMIVPHAVRLVVGADHRLLLPASALAGGTFLMAADTVARTVFVPSEVPVGVITALAGGPFFVYLLVWRKDRLA; translated from the coding sequence ATGATGCCATCGGCCGGCCACCCTACGCCTCCTGCCCCCACCGTAACCGTGCAAGCGCTATCCAGTGGTCCTTTGCCATCCGGTCCGCCGACGGTCGCAGATGAGCGCCTGTTTCAAGGAGCAATCCTGACGCCGTCCCGCTGGTGGAGCGTGATGACGGTGCTGGCGATCATCGCAGGCCTGTCCGCCATGCTGTGCCTGCAATTGGGGACGCAGTACATCGGGATGGGGCACATCATCAGCCTCGTCTCGTCCCTGGTTTTCAGTCGACCGGTTGACGATCAGATGGTCGATACGGCGGGCGTCATTCTATTCCAGGTCAGGTTGCCACGGGTGGTGCTCGGCTTTTTGGTCGGGAGTTGTCTCGCCTCGGTTGGCGTCGCGTTGCAGGCCTTGCTCCGCAATCCGCTCGCCGATCCGTATGTCCTGGGAGTGTCCAGCGGGGCCGCATTGGGAGTGGCCGTGGCCGTGTTGTTCGGCATCGGGACCACAGTGCTGGCCTTGTCCTTGCTGCCGGTCTGCGGGTTTGTCGGCGGGCTGGTGGCTCTCGCAGTGATGTATCGAATGGCGGTGACGCATGACCGTCTTCCGACTCACTCGGTGCTGCTCACCGGGGTCATCCTTAATGCCATCTTCTCCGCGCTCATCATGTTCATCACCTCCATCATGGAACCGAATCGGTCTTTCGGCATGATGGCCTGGCTGATGGGCTCGCTCACTGCGCCGGCCTACTCGGTGCTGGTGGCGTTAGCCGCGTATTTGCTGATTGGGCTGGTGCTGCTCTTCAAGCAGGTCCGGGTACTCAATATTCTCGCTTTGGGTGAAGAGCCGGCACGATCGCTCGGCATCGACACCGAACGCGTCAAACGATTCATCTTTCTACTGTCAGCGCTCATGACCGGGGCCGTAGTGTCCTTCAGCGGCATGATCGGGTTCATCGGTATGATCGTGCCCCACGCCGTCCGCCTCGTGGTCGGGGCCGACCATCGCCTGTTATTGCCGGCCTCGGCATTGGCCGGCGGAACTTTTTTAATGGCGGCAGACACCGTGGCGCGCACGGTGTTCGTGCCGTCTGAGGTACCGGTCGGGGTGATTACCGCGTTAGCCGGCGGCCCATTTTTCGTCTACCTCCTGGTGTGGCGAAAGGATCGATTGGCATGA
- a CDS encoding 50S ribosomal protein L28, whose product MAYACDLCGKKHQTGNNVSHANNRTKRVFNPNLQRVKALVNGSALRIRVCTRCLRSGLVKKAV is encoded by the coding sequence GTGGCATATGCCTGTGATCTCTGTGGGAAGAAGCACCAAACCGGTAATAACGTCAGCCACGCGAACAACAGAACGAAACGCGTCTTCAATCCCAACTTGCAGCGTGTGAAAGCGCTTGTCAACGGCTCCGCCTTACGCATTCGCGTGTGCACGCGTTGCCTGCGGTCCGGGCTGGTCAAGAAAGCCGTCTAA
- a CDS encoding cobalamin-binding protein: MPRCLLVLCGVLCYAVLACVLPAFAQVPEDESEMKRRQQGILTGMPFMANITPRTFIDDAGRKLYVAKAPARVVSLAPSITEMLFALGLDEQIVGVTEFCDFPAGAKAKSKVGYANPNLESLIALRPELIVAPREFHRANVLAKLEELKIPVLLLDATSLESIFSHLHTLGRIFDRSVAAHAMTLAMRNRMAELTARTERLARVRVLYVINSEPLITVGPGSYIHQMIGLAGGVNIASEATAPYPRLTMETVLKEDPEILLFPRGSVETVPRSEQEAWRRWTTVTAVRQNRLREVSADALNRPGPRVMDGLESLVRVIHPEAFPSEVTPGQP; the protein is encoded by the coding sequence ATGCCTCGATGTCTTCTCGTCCTATGTGGAGTCCTGTGTTATGCGGTGTTGGCTTGTGTTCTACCTGCCTTCGCGCAGGTACCGGAGGATGAGTCCGAGATGAAACGTCGTCAACAAGGCATCCTCACGGGTATGCCGTTCATGGCCAACATTACGCCGCGCACGTTTATCGACGATGCGGGGAGAAAACTCTATGTGGCTAAGGCGCCCGCACGCGTTGTCTCGCTGGCGCCGAGCATCACCGAAATGTTGTTCGCCCTGGGGCTGGATGAGCAGATCGTCGGGGTGACCGAATTTTGCGATTTCCCGGCGGGGGCCAAGGCTAAATCGAAAGTCGGTTACGCTAATCCCAATCTCGAATCACTGATCGCGCTTCGTCCCGAGTTGATCGTGGCGCCCCGCGAGTTTCACCGGGCCAATGTCCTGGCCAAGCTGGAAGAATTGAAAATTCCGGTGCTGCTCCTGGACGCGACATCGCTGGAAAGCATTTTTTCGCACCTTCATACCTTGGGGCGCATCTTCGATCGCTCCGTGGCTGCGCATGCCATGACGCTGGCCATGCGAAACCGGATGGCGGAACTCACCGCTCGGACGGAGCGGCTCGCGCGCGTCCGGGTGTTGTATGTCATCAACAGCGAACCGCTCATCACGGTCGGGCCGGGAAGTTACATCCATCAGATGATCGGGCTCGCCGGTGGGGTGAATATCGCGTCCGAGGCGACTGCGCCCTATCCTCGCCTCACCATGGAAACGGTGTTGAAGGAAGATCCCGAAATTCTTCTGTTTCCCAGAGGGTCGGTCGAAACGGTTCCGCGAAGCGAGCAGGAGGCCTGGAGACGGTGGACCACCGTGACGGCGGTTCGGCAGAATCGTCTTCGTGAAGTGTCTGCCGATGCCCTCAACCGGCCTGGTCCGCGCGTCATGGATGGGCTGGAATCGCTTGTCCGTGTGATCCACCCCGAAGCCTTTCCGTCTGAAGTCACGCCCGGACAGCCATGA
- a CDS encoding TonB-dependent receptor — protein MFGIAWRWSVCCVLLCLVSALLVRAEEIPAEHQPDPIPIVETEEVVVSATKTPVPVSQVTSAVEVITAQDMKKQNIRSVVDALRLAQGLAVFSSGGPGTEVSARIRGGSSSQTLVLIDGAIVNSATLGSYDFANLTTDNIERVEILRGAQSMLWGSDAMGGVINIVTKRGQGPLSATGFMEYGSFASLREGGTVSGKQGIVDYSLSLSRWDTSSFSAVNYRRGATERDSYRNWQGSGRIGVDLPHDGRLDFTMRWMNADTQLDNVSATFPADVYGSKLRSQQYVFSGSYEQPMTGWWSQKLTLSRAQEASLFLPGTLQRNLIDGSFSTPFGSPNETRVLSNRVEWQHNVQLTKLLLVSLGYQFREQQGENDTGLTNKVLSSHAGFAQAQFNLWDRVFATAGVRHDSYNVFGDATTYRLTGGYYQKETDTKLRVGYATGFRAPSMNELYFPNFGNPNLGPEKNQSMDAGIDQYFLSKQLKLSGGLFWNHYRNLIVTTFDPGFCAPFSTFGFCSQQVGSASTKGWEAGLTYTYAGERPFLRGVVVQAQYTNTLTRDIEAHTRLPRWPTDQWSASVSYQPIDPLWITVIGRYVGSRFNTTGEQQAMRAFDVWSLAVTYDVTKQLQAYLRAENLFNEKYEEIASAGVPIRSIFGGVRVTLGGKS, from the coding sequence ATGTTCGGTATTGCCTGGAGATGGTCTGTCTGTTGTGTGCTGTTGTGTCTGGTGAGTGCCCTACTGGTGCGCGCGGAAGAAATTCCTGCTGAGCACCAGCCCGATCCGATTCCCATCGTCGAGACCGAAGAAGTCGTGGTTTCGGCCACGAAAACTCCGGTGCCGGTGAGCCAGGTGACCAGTGCGGTCGAGGTCATCACCGCGCAGGATATGAAAAAACAAAACATCAGGAGTGTCGTCGACGCGCTCCGACTGGCACAGGGGCTCGCCGTGTTTTCGAGCGGCGGCCCGGGGACCGAAGTGAGTGCGAGAATTCGCGGCGGCAGCTCCAGCCAGACGCTGGTGTTGATCGACGGCGCGATCGTCAACAGCGCGACCTTGGGAAGCTACGACTTCGCCAACCTGACCACCGACAATATCGAGCGCGTCGAGATTCTGCGCGGCGCGCAAAGCATGTTGTGGGGATCTGATGCGATGGGGGGCGTCATCAATATCGTCACGAAGCGAGGCCAGGGCCCACTGAGCGCCACCGGATTCATGGAATACGGGTCGTTTGCGTCTCTGCGCGAAGGCGGCACGGTGTCGGGCAAGCAGGGCATCGTTGATTACAGTCTGTCCCTCTCTCGCTGGGACACGTCGTCTTTCTCCGCCGTCAATTATCGCCGGGGCGCCACCGAGCGAGATTCCTATCGCAATTGGCAGGGGTCTGGACGAATCGGCGTCGACCTGCCGCACGACGGACGGCTCGATTTCACGATGCGGTGGATGAATGCCGATACGCAACTCGACAACGTCTCGGCGACGTTTCCGGCCGATGTGTATGGTTCAAAGCTGCGCAGTCAGCAGTATGTGTTCAGCGGCAGTTACGAGCAACCTATGACCGGGTGGTGGTCGCAGAAGCTGACGCTCTCGCGAGCGCAGGAAGCCTCGCTGTTTCTTCCGGGGACCCTGCAGCGCAATCTCATCGACGGGTCCTTCAGCACGCCGTTCGGCTCCCCGAATGAAACGCGGGTGCTGTCCAACCGTGTGGAGTGGCAGCACAATGTTCAGCTCACGAAATTGCTGTTGGTGAGTCTGGGCTATCAATTTCGAGAACAGCAGGGCGAGAATGACACCGGACTGACGAATAAGGTACTCAGTTCCCATGCCGGTTTTGCGCAGGCGCAATTCAACTTGTGGGATCGAGTGTTTGCGACGGCCGGCGTGCGACACGACAGTTACAACGTCTTCGGCGATGCCACCACCTATCGGCTCACCGGGGGGTATTACCAGAAGGAAACCGATACCAAGCTGCGCGTCGGCTATGCCACCGGTTTCCGAGCGCCCAGCATGAACGAACTGTACTTTCCGAATTTCGGCAACCCGAATTTAGGACCGGAAAAGAATCAAAGTATGGATGCGGGCATCGACCAGTATTTCCTCTCGAAACAGTTGAAGCTGTCGGGCGGCTTGTTCTGGAATCATTATCGCAATCTCATTGTCACGACGTTCGATCCGGGATTTTGTGCGCCGTTCAGTACCTTCGGGTTCTGTTCGCAGCAGGTCGGGTCGGCGTCGACCAAGGGATGGGAAGCGGGACTGACCTACACCTATGCAGGCGAGCGGCCATTCCTGCGCGGCGTGGTCGTGCAAGCGCAGTATACGAATACGCTCACACGCGATATCGAGGCGCACACCAGATTGCCTCGTTGGCCGACCGACCAGTGGAGCGCCTCGGTGAGTTATCAACCCATCGATCCCTTGTGGATTACCGTCATCGGGCGGTACGTCGGATCGCGGTTCAACACCACCGGCGAACAGCAGGCGATGCGGGCCTTTGACGTC
- a CDS encoding SemiSWEET family sugar transporter: MDMVTLVGLLAGTLTTIAFIPQLQQTWRTRSAQDVSLGMLLTFTIGVFLWLVYGLLLGALPIILANLITLVLTLAILVLKLRYRS, from the coding sequence ATGGATATGGTCACGCTCGTCGGCTTGCTTGCAGGGACTCTCACCACGATTGCCTTTATTCCGCAACTCCAACAAACCTGGCGCACCCGCTCCGCACAGGATGTGTCATTGGGGATGTTGTTGACCTTCACGATCGGTGTGTTTCTCTGGTTAGTGTATGGACTGCTTCTCGGTGCCCTTCCCATCATCCTCGCGAACCTCATCACACTCGTCTTGACGCTCGCCATTCTGGTCCTCAAACTTCGTTACCGTTCTTAG
- a CDS encoding ABC transporter ATP-binding protein: MTWMEASASTAGGAMGQGTEPECAYAVREVHFAYGQSRPSDGRWVLRDVTLEVEQGEILGIVGPNGSGKTSLLKLLAKLAVPQDGAITLFGRPLTTLSQEQIADTVAVVPQDNPQMFPFTVAETVLMGRFPHRRRSGWTLGFGWEGREDCQAAAESMRTMDIAHLAARAVTDVSGGERQRTMIARALTQSPRVLLLDEPTAFLDVPHQLEICSTLRRLCDERGLTVVIVSHDLNLASQYCDRVAMLRAGQVRRVGAPAEVMSVEVLREVYGCEVLIDAHPQSGLPRITLPSSRVPVGR; this comes from the coding sequence ATGACGTGGATGGAGGCGTCGGCTTCGACAGCGGGAGGAGCCATGGGTCAGGGCACGGAGCCTGAGTGTGCCTATGCCGTCCGCGAGGTGCACTTTGCGTACGGACAATCGCGGCCAAGTGACGGACGATGGGTTCTTCGGGATGTCACGCTGGAGGTCGAGCAAGGAGAGATCCTCGGCATCGTCGGCCCCAACGGATCTGGAAAAACCTCGCTGCTCAAACTGTTGGCAAAACTGGCTGTGCCGCAGGACGGGGCGATCACACTGTTCGGCCGGCCGTTGACCACCCTCTCGCAGGAGCAGATCGCGGACACCGTCGCGGTCGTCCCGCAGGACAATCCGCAGATGTTTCCCTTCACGGTCGCGGAAACCGTCCTGATGGGACGCTTTCCACATCGGCGGCGTTCGGGATGGACTCTGGGATTCGGCTGGGAGGGCCGGGAAGATTGTCAGGCAGCCGCCGAGTCGATGCGTACCATGGACATCGCGCATCTCGCCGCCCGCGCCGTGACGGATGTGTCCGGGGGCGAACGCCAGCGGACGATGATCGCGCGGGCGTTGACGCAATCTCCGAGAGTGTTGCTGCTCGATGAGCCCACGGCATTTCTGGATGTGCCGCACCAGCTGGAAATCTGTTCGACCCTGCGTCGACTCTGTGACGAGCGTGGGCTGACAGTCGTGATCGTGTCGCACGATCTGAACCTTGCCAGTCAGTATTGTGATCGTGTGGCGATGCTCCGGGCGGGTCAGGTGCGAAGGGTCGGCGCGCCTGCCGAGGTCATGTCGGTGGAGGTGTTGCGGGAGGTGTATGGCTGCGAAGTCTTGATCGACGCGCACCCGCAGTCGGGGCTTCCGAGAATTACGCTGCCGAGCTCGCGTGTGCCGGTTGGTCGATGA